In Candidatus Microthrix subdominans, the DNA window TCCCGGGTCCTATGGTGAGCACATGACTCGCCTGGGGATGACCGTTCCGTTCGACAACGTACCGCTGGGGGAACAGCGGGACCGGTTCGTCGAGCTGGAGGATGCCGGATACACCGACCTGTGGTCGGCCGAAGCGATGGGCGCAGACGCCTTCACGCCGCTGGCACTCGCCTCGGTGTGGACGCCGTCGATGCGCCTCGGCACCGCCATCGTCCCCGCCTTCACCCGGGGCCCGGCGCTGCTGGCCCAGTCGGTTGGCGCCCTCGCTCAGGCGGCACCCGGCCGCTTCACCCTCGGCCTGGGCACGTCGTCGGACGTCATCGTCGAGCGCTGGAACGGCATCGACTTCGATCGGCCGTACTACCAGGTGCGCGACATGGTGCGCTTCCTGCGGGCGTCGCTGACCGGCGACAAGGTGAGCGCCGAGGTTAACGGCACCAGCATCAAGGGGTTCCGCCTGGGCGTGGTGCCCAGCGAGCCGGTGCCGATCCACATCGCCGCGCTGCGGGAGGGCATGTTGGCTTTGGCCGGGCGCGAGGCCGACGGCGTGATCCTCAACTGGCTGGCCGCGAGCGATGTGCCGACGGTGACCAAGATCGTCCACGATGCCGCCGAGGGTGCCGGGCGGCCGGACCCCCAAAATGTGGAGGTGGTCGCCCGCCTGTTCGTGGCGGTCACCGAGGACCGGGACACGGTGATGGCGCTCGGGCGTCATGCGATCGCCGCCTACCTCAACGTGCCGGTGTATCGGGCATTTCACGAGTGGCTGGGTCGTGGCGAGCAGCTCGGTGAGATGTGGCGGCTGTGGGGCGAGGGCGATCGCAAGGCCGCCCTGGAGGCCATCCCCGATTCGGTGGTCGACGAGCTGATCATCTGGGGCTCGGCGGGCACGTGCCGGGAGCATCTCGACGCCTACGTCGATGCCGGCGTGACCACTCCGGTGGTGGCGCTGTTGCCCTTCGGCTATGACGAGCGGGCTGCAGCCCGGGCGTTGGCCGCCGCCGGCTGATCGCCGCAACCAGCGTGATCAGCCCTCGGCGAACCAGTTGCCGTGGAACCCGAAGGGCACCCGGCGGGGCAGCTTCACCCGGGCGACCGGTCCGGCGGCGACGTCGCGTGCGTCGACGATGTCCAGGTAGCTGAGGTCGCGGGCCAGGTCGGTGGTGAAGGTGGTCAGCCAGCCGTCGTTCTCGGACGTCCCGGCGGGGTCGGGGGCAAACGCCGCCTCGCCGCACGCCTCATAGGGGCCGCACCACCAGGCGGTCGACTCAGAGCGCTCGAGGTCCCAGGCGGCGACGCCGGCGAACGTGGCGTCGCCCCCGACCACGTCGCGCACCAGGCCCACGTAGCCGTAGCGGTTGGCCCGCCCGGTCAGCGCGTCGTTGATGCGGGGGAAGTCGCCGGGGCGGTCGTCGAGTTGTTCGTCGCTCACCCGACCGGCGGCCGGATCGATCCTCCAGCGATGCAGCGTTGGGGACACGTCGGCCGGGGCCTGATCTCCGAAGCTCACCGGCAGCGCCGAGGACCGACAGCCGACCACGTCGATCACGCCGTCGGCCCCCTCGGAGGCGTTGAGGAAGTGGAAGACGTAGCAGGGGTCGATCTCCATCCAGGCGACGTCGCCGGTGCCGTCGAGGTTCATCACCCCGACGCGGGCGCCGAGCTCCGGTTCCCAGCGGGTGAAGGGTCGGCCCTCCATCAGGGCGGTCAGGTCGAACACCGCCGGAAGGTCGAAGAACACGGCGTGACGTTCGGTGATGACGAAGTCGTGCATCATCACCGGTCGGGGCAGCTCGATCTCGGTGGTGCTCAGCAGCGTGCCGTCGGGTGAGGCGACGTGGTAGCGCAGGTAGGGCGGCACGGGGGAGTAGCCGAAGAAGCAGAGGTTGCCGGTCGCCGGGTCCACCTTGGGATGGGCGGTCATCGGGCCGCTGAGCGCTCCGCCGAAGCTGAACTCGCCGAGCGTGGCGAACGAGTCGGGGTCGATCTCGGTGGGCGGCGAGGCCTCCATCAGGGCCAGCATCCGCCCGGCGTGGCTGATCACGTGGGTGTTGGCGGTGTTCTTCATCATGCCCACGTTGGCGACCACGTCGGCCGGTGGCAGCTCGAAGCCCGCCAGCCCGCTGAACAGCGGCCGGCCGGCCTCCGCTTCGGCGAGCATGCCCTTGGAGCGCACCCAACGGTTGCGGTAAGCGGCGCCGGAGCCGTCGAGGCGAACGCCGTGCAGCATCGCGTCGCCATCGAAGAGGTGGTAGGCACCACTGGGAGCGAGCAGGGGGTTGGGTCCGTTGCGCACGTAGGTGCCCACCAGGGCGGGCGGCAACTCGCCGATCACCTCGAGGCGGTCGGCGTCGATCTCATCATGGACCGGTCGGTACTGGCCGAGCAGGTGGGGCACCTCGCACCGGCTCCAGTCCGCCAGCGCCCCATCGCTCATCGATAGCTCGTCGTTGCCCTGGTCCGCCTCCCCGTGGGGTGGGTCGGGCTCGGTGGTCTGGGGTTGCGCCGTCTGGGTCATGTCGAGTGTCTCCGTCCTGGTTCGCTCACGCTATGGCAGCTTCGATCGCTCGCGTCGGGAGTCACGCCGAGCGGTGCGCCGTGTACCAACAGCGGCTGATCGCCGGTTGCGTGGGCCCGCCGCCCGACCGTCCACCGGATTGACCGCGGCGCGCGGCACACTGGAGGGCAGCGGGCGGTTGACCGGGAGGTCTTCTCAGCATGCGCGCTCCAACTCCCGCCGCCGGGATCGAAGTGTTCGGCCGCCGGGCGACGGTCGCGGCCGTCGGGCTGATCGTCGTGCTGGCCGGGTGCAGCGGCGCTCCCGAATCCTCCGCGAGCCCCAAGCCGTCCATGCGCGAGGTGTCGCCGACCACCACGGTGCCGTCGAGGGGCTCGCCATCCTCGTCATCCTCGTCAACGACCGCCCCGCAGCCGGTGACCGGCGTGTCCACCGACGGCCTGAGGGCCCCCGCTGCCACCTTGCCGCAGATGAGCGGCGACTCGGCGGTTCCCTTCGATACCGATCGGATGGTCTCGATCACCGAACCGGCCGTGGCCACCGTCGTCGCCCGCCGCTGTGACGGCGGTATCGAAGCGTCGACAGCGTTCGCCGTCGACGAGCATCATCTCGTCACCGTGGCCTCTGCGGTGGCCGAGGACGGTAGTGACCCGGCCAGCGGGGTCGACCCCGCGCCGTGGCTGCACCTGGGAAGTGGCGATTGGGTGCGGGGCAAGGTGGTCGGCACCTCAACGTCGCCCGGCGTGGCCGTCATCGAGGTCGACGCAGCGCTCGACCGGTCGCTGAGTTGGGACGAGGCGCGCCCGACCGCCGATGCCTGGGGTGCCGTCGTCGGCTCTCCGGCTACCTCCGACGGTGGATCCGACCTGTTGGCCGCGCAGGTCATCGGGCCGGTCGATGCAGGCTGGGTGCCGATGTCGAAGGTGAAGGCGGCGGCGGCGGGCCGGTCGGGACCCGGTCACATGGGTGCGCCCTTCGTTGACGGCCGGGGCCGGGTGGCGGGCATGGTGATCCTCACCGACGGTCAGGGCGACACGATGGCCATCCAGGAGGCGGCGCTGGTGCGCGACCTCGCCGCAAAGATGATCGATCGGCCAGAGCGGCCCACGACGACCTGCGACGCCAACGCCGGCAGCCGCATGAAGCTGGCTTGGGCGTTGCTGCTCGAGCGCAACGGCAGCGACACCGACGCCACCCAGTTGGGGGGTCGAGCGGGGTTGACCAAGTTTGGGCGGGTGGGCGTCGTCGACCCGTCCCATCCGTCCTTCGTCGCCGACCGGGCTTCGGGTGCGGTGGTGCTCGGTCCCTTCGCCAGCCGTAAGAAGGCCAAGGCCGCCCGCAAGCCGGTCGGCGCGATCCTCTCCAAGTTGGATCTCGTCGCCGATGCCGAGGTGATGCTGGTCCCCAGGGACACCTTCCCCGCCGAGGCACCGACGGCGCCGACCACCATTCCGATTGCCCCGCCGTCCACGCGACCTGTCACGACCGAGAAGAAGTCGACGGGCACCGACGAGCGCGCCAACGGCGACTGCTCGGGGCCCCGTTCGACACGGGTGATCTCGGGGGCGCCCTCCGGCTACAGCTACAAGCTGCGCTCGGGTCCCTCGAGCGGTGCGTCAGTGGTGGCGATGGGAGCCAACGGCCGACAGGTGTCGGTGGTCCAGGGTTCGGCGAGCAACGGGTTCGTCAAGATCGCTCTTCCCGACGGCCGCTGTGTCTGGGGGGCGAGCGCCAACCTCGGCTGAACGCAGCGATGCGGACCGACCGCCACGTGCGGTCGGTCGAGCGCCGATCGTCAGCTCTGCTTCTCGTGCTCGGGTGGTAGCTCGCTTCCTTCTCGCACTGGCCCACGGACGGCGCGACGCTTCCACATGGCGTCGGCGACGAGAACCGCCGGTGCGGACAGCAGGATGACGGGCCAGGTGGCGGCGGGTGGGAGGCGTTGCCCAACGAAGTTGGCGAGTGCGGGCACAGCGATGAACAGCCCCGCTAAGCAGACCTCGACGACGACGGCGGCGAGGAGGAACCGATTGGTGAACCATCCGAGCCTCCATGCCGGGCGCGTGAGGCTGCGACAGGCAAAGGCATTGGCGCTCTGGGCGACGACGACGGTGAGAAACGCCGCTCCGGATGCCGCTGCCAGTTGAATCCCGGTCGGGAAGGGGTCGCCCGGGCGCCAGCCGGCGGCCATGAGCCCGACGATGAATGCGCCCATCTCGAAGACGGCCTCCGTGGGCCCGGCCACTGTGAAGGCTCGGATTGCCGTCGTTCGGTTGAGTAATCGCCCCGAACTTGGTGGCTGGGCCATGACGCCCTCGGTCGCCGGCTCGGCGCCGAGGGCGGCGGCCGACAGGGTGTCGGTGCCAATGTCGAGTGCCAGCACCTGCAGGACCCCGAGCGCCAACGGAAACCGGCCGCCGGAGAGCGCCCAGATGGCGAAGGGCGTCAGCTCGGCGACGTTGTCGGTGAGGTGGTAGGTAAGAAACCGACGAGCGTTCTCGAAGGTCGCCCGGCCCTGTCTGACTGCGGCGACGATGGTGGCGAAGTTGTCGTCGAGCAGCACAAGATCGGCGGCCTCCCGCGCCACGTCGCTGCCGGTGAGGCCCATGGCCACGCCGATGTCCGCCTCGCGCAGGGCGGGCCCGTCGTTGACACCGTCGCCGGTCATGGCCACGACGTGCCCCCGGGCACGAAGTGCCTTGGCGATGCGCAGCTTCTGCTCAGGGCTGACGCGTGCGATGACCACGCCGTCCCGATCGATGAGTGCGCCGAGCAGCTGATCATCGTCGGGAAGGTCGGTCCCCGACAGCACGGGTGCGTCGCTGGTTCGCAGGTCAACCTGCTCAGCGATCGCCCGAGCGGTACGCGGGTCGTCACCGGTGATCATCGCAACACCGATTCCCGCCGCACGGCACGCATCGATGGCCCCGCGAGCCTCCGGGCGGGGTGGGTCCTGGAATCCCAGCAGCGCGAGCAACTTGAGACCGTGCTCGGCTTCATCGGCAGTGGTCGGCACCCGCTCCGGCCGTGGACCCGCTGCTGCGACGGCCAGCACCCGCAGGCCACGCTCGGCCATCGCCGCCAAGGCCGCCGGGGCCGATGGATCGAGGGCGTCGCAGCGTTCGAAGACGGAGTCGGGGGCCCCCTTGACCAAGACCTCGGTGTCCGTGACGACCGAGGCCCGCCGACGGTGCGGATCGAAGGGAAACTTGTTCGTGATCGCTGCCTCGGGCATGCCCGCATCGAGGCCAAGGCGGCGGGTGAGCGCATCGATGGCGGCCTCCATCGGATCGCCGTGAGCGACCCAGACCCCGCTGTTCTCGACTGCCCGACCGGTGGAACAGGCGAGCGCTGTGATCGCCGCGTCGGCGGCCACGCGGCGGGCGGCGGGACCGTCGGCCTCAACCGTGGCAGCGGGTTCGTAGCCGCTGCCGTCGATGCGGACGAGGCCTTCGCTGGTCCAGACCTGAGCAACGCTCATCCGGTTCTGGGTGATCGTGCCGGTCTTGTCGGTGCAGATGAAGGTGGTCGACCCCAGCGTCTCGACCGACTCCAACCGTCGGACCAGCGCATGTTGATCGGCCATTTGCTGGGCGCCGATGGCCAGCGACAGCGTGACGGTCGGCAGCAGCCCTTCGGGCACCAGCGCCACGGTGATCCCGATCGCAAAGATGAACCCATCGGAGGCGGGGGTATCCAGGAGCGCTGTCAGCCCGAAAAACGTCGCCCCGACGCCAACGGCAATCGCAGCAACGGTTCGAACGAGCCGGTGCAGTTCCCGCGTGAGCGGCGTATCAGGGCGATCGGTGCTCTCGGTCAGTACAGCGATCTGGGCCAAACGGGTGCGGGAACCCGTGGCGCTGACCACTGCGAGGCCTTGACCCTCGACCAGGAACGAACCGGCGTACAGCGTGTCGCCCACAGCCACCGAGTCCGGAACGCTCTCGCCCGTCAGCGTCGACACGTCCACCGAAAGCCCGTGGCTCTCGACACACTCAAGATCCGCACTGACCCGGTTACCCTCGGCGAGCACCACCAGGTCGTCCGGCACCACCTCGGTGGCGAGGATCGTAGTAGGGACGCCGTTACGGATCACCGTGACGCTCTGAGGCAGCAGGTCCCGGAGACGCTCGGCGGCTCGATCGGCCCGATGCTCCTGGACGAATGCGAAGACGCCGTTGATCACGATGACCACGAAGATCGCCCCGCCCAACTCCGGCAGTCCGCCCAGGATCGCCAACACGCCCGCAGCCCACAGCATGAGGGCGAAGAAGTGAACGAACTGGGCAACGAGCTTGCGCCACGCCGGAACCCGCTCGGGAGGAGGCATCTCGTTGGGCCCGACCCGAACCCGCTGCGCGGCGACCTCCGCCTCGGTCAGGCCGTCACGTCTGGTTGGCTCGCGTCGCCCGGTCACGTGCGGTCCTCCACCGTCCGCCGAATCAGCGTAGCCTCCGTCTGGTTGGGGACCCTTGGCCTCACGCCGACGCAGAGGCATCGCTAGGTTGACGCCCATGGCGGATGAGAACCTCGGTCGGTTTGCGGGGCCGGGCTTGCGGATGGTCCGGTTGGGGCTGTGAGTTCGGGAACGGGCCAGCGGACCCCCGCCGGGTACCGGGTGGAGGCGGTGTCCTGGGACGGAAACGACGGTGGCCCCGATCACCTGGAGGCGTTGCTGAACGGCTGGGTCGCCGAAGGGATCGACGCTCAACTTGAAAGGACCAGGTATGCATCAAAGCTTCTCGTTCGGTCGCATCCTCGGCGTGAAGGTGGGGGCGAACTGGAGTGTCATCGTGATCCTCTGGCTGATCGCGTGGAGCCTCGCCGATGAGCGCTTCCCGGTGGTCGCACCCGGCTACAGCACCACCTCGTACTGGATCTCCGGCGTGCTGGCGGCGGTCACCTTCTTCATGTGCCTGCTCGCCCACGAGCTGGCCCACTCGGTGGTCGCCCGCCGATACGACGTGCACCTCGAGGGCATCGTTTTGTGGCTCTTCGGTGGGGTATCGAAGTTCACCGGAGACCCGCCGTCGGCCCAAGCCGAACTGAAGATTGCGGCGGCGGGTCCGGCGACCAGCATGGGGATCGCCGTCGGGTTCTTCGCGCTGACCCGCCTGGTCGACGGCGTGGGCGGCTCGGCCTTGGCGGGTGCAGCGCTCGGCTGGTTGGGTTGGTTCAACGGCAGCCTGGCGGTGTTCAACCTGGTGCCGGCCTTCCCGTTGGATGGAGGGCGGGTGCTGCGCGCGTGGCTGTGGGGTCGCCATGGGGACAAGCGCCGTGCCACGGCCAGTGCCGCGAACGCCGGGAGGCTCTTTGCCTACGTGCTGATCGGGCTGGGGCTCCTGCAGTTCCTCATCGGCGGGTTCGTCGGTGGGCTTTGGTTTGTGTTCCTGGGGTGGTTCCTGTTGTCGGCCGCTCAGGCGGAGGCCTCGCAGTCCATGCTTGACGATCAACTGCATGGAGTGACCGTGCGGTCCGCCATGACACCGAACCCGGTCGTGGTTCCCGCAACCGTCACCGTTGGCCAGTTGATCGACGGGTGGATGTTCGATCATCGATGCTCCACCTTTCCGCTGGTCGATCGGGAGGGCGCCGTC includes these proteins:
- a CDS encoding LLM class F420-dependent oxidoreductase — protein: MTRLGMTVPFDNVPLGEQRDRFVELEDAGYTDLWSAEAMGADAFTPLALASVWTPSMRLGTAIVPAFTRGPALLAQSVGALAQAAPGRFTLGLGTSSDVIVERWNGIDFDRPYYQVRDMVRFLRASLTGDKVSAEVNGTSIKGFRLGVVPSEPVPIHIAALREGMLALAGREADGVILNWLAASDVPTVTKIVHDAAEGAGRPDPQNVEVVARLFVAVTEDRDTVMALGRHAIAAYLNVPVYRAFHEWLGRGEQLGEMWRLWGEGDRKAALEAIPDSVVDELIIWGSAGTCREHLDAYVDAGVTTPVVALLPFGYDERAAARALAAAG
- a CDS encoding carotenoid oxygenase family protein, which codes for MTQTAQPQTTEPDPPHGEADQGNDELSMSDGALADWSRCEVPHLLGQYRPVHDEIDADRLEVIGELPPALVGTYVRNGPNPLLAPSGAYHLFDGDAMLHGVRLDGSGAAYRNRWVRSKGMLAEAEAGRPLFSGLAGFELPPADVVANVGMMKNTANTHVISHAGRMLALMEASPPTEIDPDSFATLGEFSFGGALSGPMTAHPKVDPATGNLCFFGYSPVPPYLRYHVASPDGTLLSTTEIELPRPVMMHDFVITERHAVFFDLPAVFDLTALMEGRPFTRWEPELGARVGVMNLDGTGDVAWMEIDPCYVFHFLNASEGADGVIDVVGCRSSALPVSFGDQAPADVSPTLHRWRIDPAAGRVSDEQLDDRPGDFPRINDALTGRANRYGYVGLVRDVVGGDATFAGVAAWDLERSESTAWWCGPYEACGEAAFAPDPAGTSENDGWLTTFTTDLARDLSYLDIVDARDVAAGPVARVKLPRRVPFGFHGNWFAEG
- a CDS encoding SH3 domain-containing protein, with amino-acid sequence MRAPTPAAGIEVFGRRATVAAVGLIVVLAGCSGAPESSASPKPSMREVSPTTTVPSRGSPSSSSSSTTAPQPVTGVSTDGLRAPAATLPQMSGDSAVPFDTDRMVSITEPAVATVVARRCDGGIEASTAFAVDEHHLVTVASAVAEDGSDPASGVDPAPWLHLGSGDWVRGKVVGTSTSPGVAVIEVDAALDRSLSWDEARPTADAWGAVVGSPATSDGGSDLLAAQVIGPVDAGWVPMSKVKAAAAGRSGPGHMGAPFVDGRGRVAGMVILTDGQGDTMAIQEAALVRDLAAKMIDRPERPTTTCDANAGSRMKLAWALLLERNGSDTDATQLGGRAGLTKFGRVGVVDPSHPSFVADRASGAVVLGPFASRKKAKAARKPVGAILSKLDLVADAEVMLVPRDTFPAEAPTAPTTIPIAPPSTRPVTTEKKSTGTDERANGDCSGPRSTRVISGAPSGYSYKLRSGPSSGASVVAMGANGRQVSVVQGSASNGFVKIALPDGRCVWGASANLG
- a CDS encoding cation-transporting P-type ATPase; translated protein: MPLRRREAKGPQPDGGYADSADGGGPHVTGRREPTRRDGLTEAEVAAQRVRVGPNEMPPPERVPAWRKLVAQFVHFFALMLWAAGVLAILGGLPELGGAIFVVIVINGVFAFVQEHRADRAAERLRDLLPQSVTVIRNGVPTTILATEVVPDDLVVLAEGNRVSADLECVESHGLSVDVSTLTGESVPDSVAVGDTLYAGSFLVEGQGLAVVSATGSRTRLAQIAVLTESTDRPDTPLTRELHRLVRTVAAIAVGVGATFFGLTALLDTPASDGFIFAIGITVALVPEGLLPTVTLSLAIGAQQMADQHALVRRLESVETLGSTTFICTDKTGTITQNRMSVAQVWTSEGLVRIDGSGYEPAATVEADGPAARRVAADAAITALACSTGRAVENSGVWVAHGDPMEAAIDALTRRLGLDAGMPEAAITNKFPFDPHRRRASVVTDTEVLVKGAPDSVFERCDALDPSAPAALAAMAERGLRVLAVAAAGPRPERVPTTADEAEHGLKLLALLGFQDPPRPEARGAIDACRAAGIGVAMITGDDPRTARAIAEQVDLRTSDAPVLSGTDLPDDDQLLGALIDRDGVVIARVSPEQKLRIAKALRARGHVVAMTGDGVNDGPALREADIGVAMGLTGSDVAREAADLVLLDDNFATIVAAVRQGRATFENARRFLTYHLTDNVAELTPFAIWALSGGRFPLALGVLQVLALDIGTDTLSAAALGAEPATEGVMAQPPSSGRLLNRTTAIRAFTVAGPTEAVFEMGAFIVGLMAAGWRPGDPFPTGIQLAAASGAAFLTVVVAQSANAFACRSLTRPAWRLGWFTNRFLLAAVVVEVCLAGLFIAVPALANFVGQRLPPAATWPVILLSAPAVLVADAMWKRRAVRGPVREGSELPPEHEKQS
- a CDS encoding site-2 protease family protein; translation: MHQSFSFGRILGVKVGANWSVIVILWLIAWSLADERFPVVAPGYSTTSYWISGVLAAVTFFMCLLAHELAHSVVARRYDVHLEGIVLWLFGGVSKFTGDPPSAQAELKIAAAGPATSMGIAVGFFALTRLVDGVGGSALAGAALGWLGWFNGSLAVFNLVPAFPLDGGRVLRAWLWGRHGDKRRATASAANAGRLFAYVLIGLGLLQFLIGGFVGGLWFVFLGWFLLSAAQAEASQSMLDDQLHGVTVRSAMTPNPVVVPATVTVGQLIDGWMFDHRCSTFPLVDREGAVTGLVTIARVKSVPADRRATTPAMEIAAPPVELVTCQVDEPLWPVITRLSGSADQRALVYDGDTLAGIVSPSDVTRVLELTQLGNPATIQAPPGP